Proteins co-encoded in one Burkholderia ambifaria AMMD genomic window:
- a CDS encoding BON domain-containing protein has protein sequence MKSIVLRALGVAAVAACLTGSVYAQSSDTAATEAPAAAASSPKAAAKTAKKANRKLGYAVRKAITKAGGIDVANLVVRSKGGAITLEGTVPDQAQIDKAEEAAKGVSGVTSVSNKLTVQQQ, from the coding sequence ATGAAGTCGATCGTGTTGAGAGCGTTGGGTGTTGCGGCCGTGGCGGCCTGTCTGACGGGCAGCGTATACGCGCAGTCCAGCGATACGGCGGCCACCGAAGCGCCGGCCGCGGCAGCGAGCTCGCCGAAGGCGGCGGCCAAGACCGCGAAGAAGGCGAACCGCAAGCTCGGCTACGCGGTGCGCAAGGCAATCACGAAGGCAGGCGGCATCGACGTGGCGAACCTCGTCGTGCGCTCGAAGGGCGGCGCGATCACGCTGGAGGGCACGGTGCCCGACCAGGCACAGATCGACAAGGCGGAAGAGGCAGCGAAGGGCGTGAGCGGCGTGACGTCGGTCTCGAACAAGCTGACGGTTCAGCAGCAATAA
- a CDS encoding ornithine cyclodeaminase family protein — protein MTQPAPTLPLTVDEAAVRAALPSLDVLGTLRRMFASLASARAVQPPQTLTLFPEQAGDFITYLGALADEQVFGAKLSPYVVTGDKPIVTAWTALMSMRTGQPLMWCDAGLLTVERTAGTTALAVDCLAPRDARRLAVIGTGAVGLAHLRLAAALRDWASISVHSPALGGDPALQATLARIDPRARPAASVEACVRDADVVMLCTSSGTPVLADGVLTRPALVTSISTNVARAHEIPPAWLPDMDVYCDYRDTTPASAGEMQIAAAAHGWTHERIVGDLPALVAGTCAAPSRTRHAFFRSIGLGLEDIAIAHALYTHLTRA, from the coding sequence ATGACGCAACCCGCCCCGACCCTGCCGCTCACCGTCGACGAAGCCGCGGTGCGCGCGGCGCTGCCGTCGCTCGACGTGCTCGGCACGCTGCGCCGCATGTTCGCGTCGCTCGCGTCGGCTCGCGCGGTGCAGCCGCCGCAAACCCTCACGCTGTTCCCCGAACAGGCCGGCGATTTCATCACGTATCTCGGCGCGCTCGCCGACGAGCAGGTGTTCGGCGCGAAGCTGTCGCCGTACGTCGTGACGGGCGACAAACCGATCGTGACCGCGTGGACCGCGCTGATGTCGATGCGCACCGGCCAGCCGCTGATGTGGTGCGACGCGGGGCTGCTGACGGTCGAGCGCACGGCCGGCACGACGGCGCTCGCGGTCGACTGCCTCGCGCCGCGCGACGCGCGCCGGCTCGCCGTGATCGGCACGGGCGCGGTCGGCCTCGCGCATCTGCGCCTCGCCGCGGCACTGCGCGACTGGGCCTCGATCAGCGTGCATTCGCCCGCGCTCGGCGGCGACCCGGCGCTGCAGGCGACGCTCGCGCGGATCGATCCGCGCGCCCGCCCGGCCGCCAGCGTCGAAGCATGCGTGCGCGACGCCGATGTCGTGATGCTGTGCACGTCGTCGGGCACGCCGGTGCTCGCGGACGGCGTGCTCACGCGCCCCGCGCTCGTCACGTCGATCAGCACCAACGTCGCGCGCGCGCACGAGATCCCGCCCGCGTGGCTGCCCGACATGGACGTGTATTGCGACTACCGCGACACGACGCCCGCGAGCGCGGGCGAGATGCAGATCGCGGCGGCCGCGCACGGCTGGACGCACGAGCGGATCGTCGGCGACCTGCCCGCGCTCGTCGCCGGCACCTGCGCGGCACCGTCGCGCACGCGTCATGCGTTCTTCCGCTCGATCGGCCTCGGCCTCGAGGACATCGCGATCGCGCACGCGCTGTACACGCATCTGACGCGCGCATGA
- a CDS encoding LolA family protein: MIAALLAASLIGASMTADPVTVAQAHFDQVRSYRATIRSSARSGERTEFHYAYLKPGFVRMDFVSPHRGAVLAYDPGDGKVRLRPFGEHAPPALRLSPTNPLVRDRSGHRVDRSDVGELLRNVHALQQGGATVTEGEETINGRTTLRVSVTGAPAHAVDGVHRYRLWLDTEDGFPLKVVSFADGDGDPLETVTLDDVEIDVAFPARFFAP, from the coding sequence ATGATTGCCGCATTGCTGGCCGCGAGCCTGATAGGAGCGAGCATGACAGCCGACCCGGTGACCGTTGCGCAGGCACATTTCGACCAGGTCCGCTCGTACCGCGCGACGATCCGCTCGTCGGCGCGAAGCGGCGAGCGCACCGAATTCCACTATGCGTACCTGAAACCCGGTTTCGTCCGGATGGACTTCGTGTCGCCCCATCGTGGCGCGGTGCTCGCGTACGATCCCGGCGACGGCAAGGTCCGGCTGCGCCCGTTCGGCGAGCATGCGCCGCCCGCGCTGAGGCTATCGCCGACCAATCCGCTCGTGCGCGACCGCAGCGGTCATCGCGTCGACCGCTCGGACGTCGGCGAGCTGCTGCGCAACGTGCATGCGCTGCAGCAGGGCGGCGCGACGGTCACGGAGGGCGAGGAGACCATCAACGGGCGGACCACGCTGCGCGTGTCGGTGACGGGCGCGCCCGCGCACGCGGTCGACGGCGTGCATCGCTACCGGCTGTGGCTGGACACCGAGGACGGTTTTCCGCTGAAGGTCGTCAGCTTCGCGGACGGTGACGGCGACCCGCTCGAAACGGTGACGCTCGACGACGTCGAGATCGACGTCGCGTTTCCCGCCCGCTTCTTCGCGCCCTGA
- a CDS encoding NAD(P)/FAD-dependent oxidoreductase — translation MDFDVIVLGAGIVGVSSALHLQDRGLRVALVDRRAPGEETSHGNAGLIERSSVVPYAFPRRLGTLLRYARNRSVDLYWDYKALPAYAGWLARFWRESSPQRLAAAARDMLPLVAASVVEHDALLARTDAQPLVHDGGWLEAFRSPALFDAETRAQQRVADAHGLRMSVLDARALREREPGIGDAFCGAFHWQDPKTVSSPGGLTKAYARLFERDGGTFVHGDATTLAQVRDGWQVDTDHGLISARLAVVALGPWSDHVFAPLGYRIPLRAKRGYHMHYLPTRAPLNVPVCDTEAGFVVAPMEGGRLRLTTGVEIALRDAPPTGVQLARAEPLARDAFGIGERLDSAPWLGMRPCTPDMRPVIGPAPRHRHLWFAFGHCHHGLTLGPASGRLLAEMITGAPTYIDPHPYRPARFG, via the coding sequence ATGGATTTCGACGTCATCGTTCTGGGGGCCGGCATCGTCGGCGTGTCGTCGGCGCTGCATCTGCAGGATCGCGGGCTGCGGGTCGCGCTCGTCGACCGGCGCGCGCCCGGCGAGGAAACGAGCCACGGCAATGCCGGGCTGATCGAGCGCTCGTCGGTCGTGCCGTACGCGTTCCCGCGCCGGCTCGGCACGCTGCTGCGCTACGCACGCAACCGCTCGGTCGATCTCTATTGGGACTACAAGGCGCTGCCTGCGTACGCGGGCTGGCTCGCGCGCTTCTGGCGCGAATCGTCGCCGCAGCGGCTCGCGGCTGCCGCGCGCGACATGCTGCCGCTTGTCGCGGCGAGCGTCGTCGAGCACGACGCGCTGCTCGCGCGCACCGACGCACAGCCGCTCGTGCATGACGGCGGGTGGCTCGAGGCGTTCCGGTCGCCCGCGCTGTTCGATGCGGAAACGCGCGCGCAGCAGCGGGTGGCCGACGCGCACGGGTTGCGGATGAGCGTGCTCGACGCGCGCGCGCTGCGCGAGCGCGAGCCCGGCATCGGCGACGCGTTCTGCGGCGCGTTCCACTGGCAGGATCCGAAGACGGTATCGAGCCCCGGCGGCCTCACGAAGGCGTACGCGCGGCTGTTCGAGCGCGACGGCGGCACATTCGTGCACGGCGACGCGACGACGCTCGCGCAGGTGCGCGACGGCTGGCAGGTCGATACCGACCATGGGCTGATCTCGGCCCGGTTGGCCGTGGTCGCGCTCGGGCCGTGGTCCGATCACGTGTTCGCGCCGCTCGGCTACCGGATTCCGCTGCGCGCGAAGCGCGGCTATCACATGCATTACTTGCCGACCCGCGCGCCGCTGAACGTGCCGGTGTGCGATACCGAGGCGGGTTTCGTCGTCGCGCCGATGGAGGGCGGCCGCCTGCGGCTCACGACCGGCGTCGAGATCGCGTTGCGCGACGCGCCGCCGACCGGCGTGCAGCTCGCGCGTGCCGAGCCGCTCGCGCGCGACGCGTTCGGCATCGGCGAGCGGCTCGATTCGGCGCCGTGGCTCGGGATGCGGCCGTGCACGCCCGACATGCGACCGGTGATCGGACCGGCGCCGCGCCATCGTCATCTGTGGTTCGCGTTCGGCCATTGCCACCACGGCCTCACGCTCGGCCCCGCGAGCGGACGGCTGCTCGCCGAAATGATCACCGGCGCGCCGACCTACATCGATCCCCATCCGTACCGGCCCGCGCGTTTCGGCTGA
- a CDS encoding DsbA family oxidoreductase, which produces MTTTPAPTARPTLTVEIWSDLICPWCWIGKRRFDEALAAFAHAGHVDVVLRAYRLMPGQPVEPVEAMLAGKYQMSPAQVDQMLHQVTDAAASVGLRYDLPGTSVGDTLDAHRLVKLAEATGRAHALTERLYRAYFCEHGSLFDHAALIDFAVEAGLERSAVEAVLRSDAYRDEVEADIARAAQIGGRGVPLFVFGGRYAVSGAQPADVFAQALEQAWRDGAIVELAGDDAAACGPDGCELPPRG; this is translated from the coding sequence ATGACGACCACCCCCGCCCCGACCGCCCGCCCCACCCTGACCGTCGAAATCTGGTCCGACCTGATCTGCCCGTGGTGCTGGATCGGCAAGCGCCGCTTCGACGAGGCGCTCGCCGCGTTCGCGCACGCCGGGCACGTCGACGTCGTGCTGCGCGCGTACCGGCTGATGCCGGGCCAGCCGGTCGAACCGGTCGAGGCGATGCTGGCGGGCAAATACCAAATGTCGCCCGCGCAGGTCGACCAGATGCTGCACCAGGTGACCGACGCGGCCGCGAGCGTCGGGCTGCGCTACGACCTTCCGGGCACGTCCGTCGGCGACACGCTCGACGCTCACCGGCTCGTGAAGCTCGCGGAAGCGACCGGCCGCGCGCATGCGCTGACCGAACGCCTGTACCGCGCGTATTTCTGCGAACACGGCTCGCTGTTCGACCACGCGGCGCTGATCGACTTCGCGGTCGAAGCGGGGCTCGAGCGCTCGGCCGTCGAAGCCGTGCTGCGCAGCGACGCATACCGTGACGAAGTCGAGGCCGACATCGCGCGGGCCGCGCAGATCGGCGGACGCGGCGTGCCGCTGTTCGTGTTCGGCGGCCGCTACGCGGTGTCGGGCGCGCAGCCGGCCGACGTGTTCGCGCAGGCGCTCGAGCAGGCGTGGCGCGACGGCGCGATCGTCGAATTGGCCGGCGACGACGCGGCCGCGTGCGGCCCCGACGGCTGCGAACTGCCGCCGCGCGGCTGA
- a CDS encoding anti-sigma factor family protein, whose protein sequence is MDDDPRKPSNDRDDAASAQLLSALLDGELSGQERREVLERLESDPREADRFAHYGAQRDALRALFPLPGAASALFVQRRASRRRVVAYAFAGLAAGLVLGIALHAGWTAFGVEPAFAARADVAYAVYAADREHPVEIDARDPARLAGWLSARLGRPVRAPSLDEYGYALLGGRLLPGDAGPAAQLMYQRADGARVTLYMTAYDARRLAPQAMSADGRYTYFWSDRGMGYALSGRGDERRLRELAIDACGALGGPTDAWKG, encoded by the coding sequence ATGGACGACGATCCGCGCAAACCTTCGAACGATCGGGACGATGCTGCATCGGCCCAGCTGCTGTCGGCGCTGCTCGACGGCGAGCTGTCCGGGCAGGAGCGCCGCGAGGTGCTCGAGCGGCTGGAGTCCGATCCGCGGGAAGCCGACCGGTTCGCGCATTACGGCGCGCAGCGCGACGCGTTGCGCGCGCTGTTCCCGCTGCCGGGCGCCGCATCGGCATTGTTCGTGCAGCGGCGCGCGTCGCGTCGGCGCGTGGTTGCCTATGCGTTCGCGGGGCTGGCGGCCGGGCTGGTGCTCGGCATCGCGCTGCACGCGGGCTGGACGGCGTTCGGCGTCGAACCGGCATTCGCCGCGCGCGCGGATGTCGCGTATGCCGTGTACGCGGCCGATCGTGAACACCCGGTCGAAATCGACGCCCGCGATCCGGCGCGTCTGGCCGGATGGCTGTCCGCGCGTCTCGGTCGGCCCGTGCGCGCGCCGTCGCTCGACGAATACGGCTACGCGCTGCTGGGCGGGCGGCTGCTGCCGGGCGACGCGGGGCCGGCCGCGCAGTTGATGTACCAGCGCGCGGACGGCGCGCGCGTGACGCTGTACATGACGGCCTACGATGCGCGGCGCCTCGCGCCGCAGGCGATGTCGGCGGACGGACGCTACACGTATTTCTGGTCGGATCGCGGCATGGGCTACGCGCTGTCCGGCCGCGGCGACGAACGGCGCCTGCGCGAGCTCGCGATCGACGCATGCGGCGCGCTCGGCGGGCCGACCGACGCATGGAAGGGGTGA
- a CDS encoding D-(-)-3-hydroxybutyrate oligomer hydrolase produces MTTHGWGTRILLGAALAALTLLGGCNDADSGERNRLPGFVSGSVRTTAYDGTSDDLLTAGLGKTGLASTAPAFANPSRPTSAELRRLAIWSNYRALVDMSANGGYGRFWGPNVDLDGNATLGEGKIPGTEYLAYSDDGSGRKNVTLLVQVPASFDPKQPCIVTATSSGSRGVYGAISAAGEWGLKRGCAVAYNDKGGGNGAHELGSDTITLIDGTLANAVLAGNASLFTANVTSGDLAAFNGRFPNRYAFKHAHSQQNPEQDWGHATLQAVEFAYWALNEQFGPVLDSSHHGVRYHPGDITTIAASVSNGGGAALAAAEQDTRRWITAVVVGEPQVNVRMSPNAIVREGGQPAPSFGRPLADYATLANLLQPCAAASASLAGEPYLSGLPAATTQSIRTQRCATLAAAGLVSGADTQSQAADALAQLHAAGYLADSDLLQASMWDSQAIPAIAVTYANAYTRSRVTDNLCNFSFATTSAPTGTVASPAASPMPAIFGVGNGVPPTGGIDLVFNTGAGVDHRLATPDASFAGALCLRQLWTNGMLDMPANVDAVRVNANLQGKPAIIVQGRSDALVPVNHASRAYVAQNSISEGARSQLVFYEVTNGQHFDAFLPVAGFDTRFVPVHYYNVQALNLMWRHLKNGAALPPSQVIRTVPRGGTPGAAPALTSANLPPIATSPGANAITAGAGAIDVPL; encoded by the coding sequence ATGACGACGCACGGGTGGGGCACTCGGATTCTTCTCGGCGCGGCGCTGGCCGCGCTCACATTGCTCGGCGGCTGCAACGACGCCGATTCGGGCGAGCGCAACCGGTTGCCCGGTTTCGTGTCCGGCAGCGTGCGCACGACCGCCTATGACGGCACGAGCGACGACCTGCTGACGGCTGGCCTCGGCAAGACGGGCCTCGCCTCCACGGCGCCCGCGTTCGCGAATCCGTCCCGGCCGACGAGCGCCGAGCTGCGCCGGCTCGCGATCTGGTCGAACTACCGCGCGCTCGTCGACATGAGCGCGAACGGCGGCTACGGCCGCTTCTGGGGGCCGAACGTCGACCTCGACGGCAACGCCACGCTCGGCGAAGGCAAGATCCCCGGCACCGAATATCTCGCGTACTCCGACGACGGCAGCGGCCGCAAGAACGTGACGCTGCTCGTGCAGGTGCCCGCCAGCTTCGATCCGAAGCAGCCGTGCATCGTCACCGCGACGTCGTCGGGGTCGCGCGGCGTGTACGGCGCGATTTCGGCGGCCGGCGAGTGGGGCCTCAAGCGCGGCTGCGCGGTCGCATACAACGACAAGGGCGGCGGCAACGGCGCGCACGAGCTCGGCTCCGACACGATCACGCTGATCGACGGCACGCTCGCCAACGCGGTGCTCGCCGGCAATGCCAGCCTCTTTACCGCGAACGTGACGAGCGGCGACCTGGCCGCGTTCAACGGCCGCTTCCCGAACCGCTACGCGTTCAAGCACGCGCATTCGCAGCAGAATCCCGAGCAGGACTGGGGGCACGCGACGCTGCAGGCGGTCGAATTCGCGTACTGGGCGCTCAACGAGCAGTTCGGGCCGGTACTCGACAGCTCGCATCACGGCGTGCGCTACCACCCGGGCGACATCACGACGATCGCCGCGTCCGTCAGCAACGGCGGCGGTGCGGCGCTCGCGGCGGCCGAGCAGGACACGCGCCGCTGGATCACCGCGGTCGTGGTCGGCGAGCCGCAGGTCAACGTGCGGATGTCGCCGAACGCGATCGTGCGCGAGGGCGGCCAGCCGGCACCGTCGTTCGGCCGGCCGCTGGCCGACTACGCGACGCTCGCGAACCTGCTGCAGCCGTGCGCGGCCGCGTCCGCGTCGCTCGCGGGCGAGCCGTACCTGAGCGGGCTGCCGGCCGCCACCACGCAGTCGATCCGCACGCAGCGCTGCGCGACGCTCGCCGCGGCGGGGCTCGTGTCGGGCGCCGACACGCAGAGCCAGGCCGCCGACGCGCTCGCGCAGCTGCATGCGGCCGGCTATCTCGCCGATTCCGACCTGCTGCAGGCGTCGATGTGGGATTCGCAGGCGATTCCGGCGATCGCGGTCACCTATGCGAACGCGTACACGCGCTCGCGCGTGACCGACAATCTGTGCAATTTCAGCTTCGCGACCACCAGCGCGCCGACCGGCACGGTCGCCTCGCCCGCCGCGTCGCCGATGCCGGCCATCTTCGGCGTCGGCAACGGCGTGCCGCCGACGGGCGGCATCGACCTCGTGTTCAACACGGGCGCGGGCGTCGATCACCGGCTCGCGACCCCCGACGCGAGCTTCGCGGGCGCGCTGTGCCTGCGCCAGCTGTGGACCAACGGGATGCTCGACATGCCGGCGAACGTCGACGCCGTGCGCGTGAACGCGAACCTGCAGGGCAAGCCCGCGATCATCGTGCAGGGCCGCAGCGACGCGCTCGTGCCGGTGAACCACGCGTCGCGCGCGTATGTCGCGCAGAACAGCATCAGCGAAGGCGCCCGCAGCCAGCTCGTGTTCTACGAGGTGACGAACGGGCAGCACTTCGACGCGTTCCTGCCCGTCGCGGGCTTCGATACGCGCTTCGTGCCGGTCCACTACTACAACGTGCAGGCGCTGAACCTGATGTGGCGCCATCTGAAGAACGGCGCCGCGCTGCCGCCGTCGCAGGTGATCCGCACGGTGCCGCGCGGCGGCACGCCGGGCGCCGCACCGGCGCTGACGAGCGCGAACCTGCCGCCGATCGCGACGTCGCCCGGCGCGAACGCGATCACGGCCGGCGCCGGCGCGATCGACGTGCCGCTCTGA
- a CDS encoding ABC transporter substrate-binding protein, with protein MNWKLSLCAVAALACAAVTAHAEQTTLRFGIEAAYPPFESKSPAGQLQGFDVDIGNAVCAKLNMKCVWVENAFDGLIPALQARKFDAINSAMNITAKRKQSIDFTPAIYVVPIVMVAHRGSPLRPDAASLRGKHVGVLQGSSQEDFLKAHWANAGVAVVSYPDQDQIYADLVAGRLDAAVQEAQTAQDGFLDKPAGRDYQIVGEPLKDPATLGEGTGFGMRKGDKALQTKIAGALDALKKDGTLSALSQKYFKRDIVAK; from the coding sequence ATGAACTGGAAGCTTTCCCTCTGCGCCGTCGCGGCGCTCGCGTGCGCGGCCGTCACGGCCCACGCGGAACAGACCACGCTGCGCTTCGGGATCGAAGCCGCCTACCCGCCGTTCGAGAGCAAGTCGCCGGCCGGCCAGCTGCAGGGCTTCGACGTCGACATCGGCAACGCGGTGTGCGCGAAGCTGAACATGAAGTGCGTGTGGGTCGAGAATGCGTTCGACGGGTTGATCCCGGCGCTGCAGGCGCGCAAGTTCGACGCGATCAATTCGGCGATGAACATCACCGCGAAGCGCAAGCAGAGCATCGACTTCACGCCGGCGATCTACGTCGTGCCGATCGTGATGGTCGCGCACCGCGGCTCGCCGCTGCGGCCCGATGCCGCGAGCCTGCGCGGCAAGCACGTCGGCGTGCTGCAGGGCTCGTCGCAGGAGGATTTCCTGAAGGCACACTGGGCGAATGCGGGCGTGGCCGTCGTGTCCTATCCGGACCAGGACCAGATCTACGCCGATCTCGTCGCCGGGCGTCTCGACGCGGCCGTGCAGGAAGCGCAGACCGCGCAGGACGGCTTCCTCGACAAGCCGGCCGGCCGCGACTACCAGATCGTCGGCGAGCCGCTGAAGGATCCCGCGACGCTCGGCGAAGGCACCGGCTTCGGGATGCGCAAGGGCGACAAGGCGCTGCAGACTAAGATCGCCGGCGCGCTCGACGCACTGAAGAAGGACGGCACGCTGAGCGCGCTGTCGCAGAAGTACTTCAAGCGCGACATCGTCGCGAAGTAA
- a CDS encoding helix-turn-helix transcriptional regulator: MSSTRTRGRYNGATTAAAARGRTDMPVDGTPARRAHAPLGPRSPEMAIPMRKKQSPVKDLLLTRYAPIADGIAALFFPYAEVVIHDLHDQTVLYLANNLSKREVGDDSALEEIDHSARERVIGPYEKLNWDGRRMRCVSNVLFDDEGRPAGMMCINFNIAVFDDVRATLDVFIKGAGIVAQPDELFRDDWQERINTFLHGWLRERQVGLNGLTREHRRELVEALHAEGAFRGKSAANYVANVLGMGRATVYKHLKHLKETQGDA, encoded by the coding sequence ATGAGCAGCACGCGCACGCGGGGCCGATACAATGGCGCAACCACCGCGGCGGCAGCGCGCGGGCGCACGGACATGCCGGTCGACGGTACGCCGGCGCGCCGCGCCCACGCACCGCTCGGCCCCCGCTCACCCGAGATGGCGATTCCGATGCGCAAGAAGCAATCCCCCGTCAAAGACCTGCTGCTCACCCGCTATGCGCCGATCGCCGATGGCATCGCGGCGCTGTTCTTCCCGTACGCGGAAGTCGTGATCCACGACCTGCACGACCAGACCGTGCTGTACCTCGCGAACAACCTGTCGAAGCGCGAAGTTGGCGACGACTCGGCGCTCGAGGAAATCGATCATTCGGCGCGCGAGCGCGTGATCGGCCCGTACGAGAAGCTGAACTGGGACGGCCGGCGGATGCGTTGCGTGAGCAACGTGCTGTTCGACGACGAAGGCCGCCCGGCCGGGATGATGTGCATCAACTTCAACATCGCGGTGTTCGACGATGTCCGCGCGACGCTCGATGTGTTCATCAAGGGCGCGGGCATCGTCGCGCAGCCCGACGAGCTGTTCCGCGACGACTGGCAGGAGCGCATCAACACGTTCCTGCACGGCTGGCTGCGCGAACGGCAGGTCGGCCTGAACGGCCTCACGCGCGAGCACCGGCGCGAACTCGTCGAGGCACTGCATGCGGAAGGCGCGTTCCGCGGCAAGAGCGCCGCGAACTACGTCGCGAACGTGCTCGGGATGGGGCGCGCGACCGTCTACAAGCACCTGAAGCATCTGAAGGAAACGCAGGGCGACGCGTAA
- a CDS encoding sigma-70 family RNA polymerase sigma factor, translating into MSYESDLLVWLPHLTRYARALTGDRAWADDLVQDTLERALNRPPRDGGNLRAWLLTLLRHRFIDQLRARHEIAVDDATAPWQTMAAPADEISGLMLRDVQRALYRLPVEQREVLLLVALEELSYRDAAQVLGVPVGTVMSRLSRAREQMRALLSGEPPAHGTATLRVIGKT; encoded by the coding sequence ATGAGCTACGAATCGGACCTGCTGGTGTGGCTGCCGCATCTCACGCGCTATGCGCGTGCGCTGACGGGCGACCGCGCCTGGGCGGACGATCTCGTGCAGGACACGCTCGAGCGCGCGCTGAACCGGCCGCCGCGCGACGGCGGCAACCTGCGCGCGTGGCTGCTGACGCTGCTGCGCCACCGTTTCATCGACCAGTTGCGCGCGCGGCACGAGATCGCGGTCGACGACGCGACCGCGCCATGGCAGACGATGGCCGCGCCCGCCGACGAGATCAGCGGCCTGATGCTGCGCGACGTGCAGCGCGCGCTGTACCGGCTGCCGGTCGAACAGCGCGAGGTGCTGCTGCTGGTCGCACTGGAGGAGTTGAGCTATCGCGACGCCGCACAGGTGCTCGGCGTGCCGGTGGGGACGGTGATGTCGCGGCTGTCGCGGGCGCGTGAACAGATGCGTGCGTTGCTGTCCGGCGAGCCGCCGGCGCACGGCACGGCCACGTTACGGGTGATCGGGAAGACATGA
- a CDS encoding COG4315 family predicted lipoprotein, with the protein MKTMLFAVALTAAIARPAAAEPPQAGNGKLVDEDHMTLYVFDHDAPGKSTCTGTCAANWPPALADAYDKASGALSLVTRDDGKKQWAYNGRPLYRWKMDHKAGDAGGDGIGGMWHVARP; encoded by the coding sequence ATGAAGACGATGCTGTTCGCCGTCGCGCTGACGGCCGCGATCGCGCGGCCCGCGGCCGCCGAGCCGCCGCAGGCCGGCAACGGGAAACTGGTCGACGAAGATCACATGACGCTGTACGTGTTCGATCACGACGCGCCGGGCAAGAGCACCTGCACCGGCACCTGCGCGGCCAACTGGCCGCCGGCGCTCGCCGACGCATACGACAAGGCGTCGGGTGCGCTGAGCCTCGTCACGCGCGACGACGGCAAGAAGCAATGGGCGTACAACGGTCGCCCGCTGTATCGCTGGAAAATGGACCACAAGGCCGGTGACGCGGGCGGCGACGGGATCGGCGGCATGTGGCACGTCGCACGTCCCTGA
- a CDS encoding quinol oxidase, which produces MNAKKTAMMATVVAVLAGAGLARAQGDAPVRVPVDADGVQRVTIVGGSYFFRPNHVIVRAHVPVELTVSAEPGRVPHSFEIDAPQAGIAVHTDLATTPRTFRFTPTQPGRFAYYCTHRLLFLRSHRERGMEGVLDVEAAP; this is translated from the coding sequence ATGAACGCGAAGAAGACGGCGATGATGGCGACGGTGGTAGCGGTGCTCGCGGGCGCCGGGCTCGCGCGGGCGCAAGGCGACGCCCCGGTGCGCGTGCCGGTCGACGCCGACGGCGTGCAGCGGGTGACGATCGTCGGCGGCAGCTATTTCTTTCGGCCGAACCACGTGATCGTCCGCGCGCATGTGCCGGTCGAACTGACCGTATCGGCCGAACCGGGCCGCGTGCCGCACAGTTTCGAAATCGACGCGCCGCAGGCCGGCATCGCGGTGCACACCGACCTGGCCACGACCCCGCGCACGTTCCGCTTCACGCCGACGCAGCCCGGTCGCTTCGCCTACTATTGCACGCATCGGCTGCTGTTCTTGCGCAGCCATCGCGAACGCGGCATGGAGGGCGTGCTCGACGTCGAGGCGGCGCCATGA
- a CDS encoding sulfite exporter TauE/SafE family protein produces MSLPHIDLLYSLSGLFVGILVGLTGVGGGSLMTPILVLLFGVHPATAVGTDLLYAAATKATGTLVHGLKGSIDWRITGRLAAGSVPAAAVTLWVLHTHGVNSPGTARMIQLVLGIALLLTSLALIFRPQLTALAARNPLAPSPARTLWSTVLTGAVLGVLVSMTSVGAGAIGVTVLLLLYPALATTRIVGSDIAHAVPLTLVAGMGHWLLGSVDWSMLLSLLLGSLPGIVLGSLLSARAPERLLRNLLAATLVAVGIRLVLA; encoded by the coding sequence ATGTCGCTCCCCCATATCGATCTGCTGTACTCCCTGTCCGGCCTGTTCGTCGGCATTCTCGTCGGCCTGACGGGCGTCGGCGGCGGTTCGCTGATGACGCCGATCCTCGTGCTGCTGTTCGGCGTCCACCCCGCGACGGCGGTGGGCACCGACCTACTGTACGCGGCCGCGACCAAGGCGACCGGCACGCTCGTCCACGGGCTGAAGGGGTCGATCGACTGGCGCATCACCGGCCGGCTCGCGGCCGGCAGCGTCCCGGCCGCGGCCGTCACGCTGTGGGTGCTGCACACGCACGGCGTGAATTCGCCCGGCACCGCGCGGATGATCCAGCTGGTGCTCGGCATCGCGCTGCTGCTCACGTCGCTCGCGCTGATCTTCCGCCCGCAACTCACCGCGCTCGCCGCGCGCAATCCGCTCGCGCCGAGCCCGGCGCGCACGCTGTGGTCGACCGTGCTGACGGGCGCCGTGCTCGGCGTGCTCGTGTCGATGACGTCGGTCGGCGCCGGCGCGATCGGCGTCACCGTGCTGCTGCTGCTGTACCCGGCGCTCGCGACCACCCGCATCGTCGGGTCAGACATCGCGCACGCGGTGCCGCTCACGCTCGTCGCGGGCATGGGCCACTGGCTGCTCGGCTCGGTCGACTGGTCGATGCTGCTGTCGCTGCTGCTCGGCTCGCTGCCCGGCATCGTGCTCGGCAGCCTGCTGTCCGCGCGCGCGCCCGAGCGGCTGCTGCGCAACCTGCTCGCCGCGACGCTCGTCGCGGTCGGCATACGGCTCGTGCTCGCGTAA